The Juglans microcarpa x Juglans regia isolate MS1-56 chromosome 2S, Jm3101_v1.0, whole genome shotgun sequence genome has a window encoding:
- the LOC121251825 gene encoding protein LIGHT-DEPENDENT SHORT HYPOCOTYLS 10-like isoform X1, translating into MIGFLTSFFFFFSFTKINPSNLHSLILKMSSGKNFAEGSSSSPSDHQHQQQTIPSRYESQKRRDWNTFGQYLKNQRPPIPLSQCSYNHVLDFLRYLDQFGKTKVHLQGCIFYGQPEPPSPCTCPLRQAWGSLDSLIGRLRAAYEENGGSIETNPFANSAIRVYLREVRECQAKARGIPYKKKKKNTSQSKGNEESSTTHFS; encoded by the coding sequence ATGATTGGTTttcttacttcttttttttttttttttagcttcacTAAAATCAATCCTTCCAATCTTCATTCATTAATCCTGAAGATGTCTAGCGGGAAGAATTTTGCAGAAGGATCATCAAGCTCTCCCAGTGATCACCAGCACCAGCAGCAAACAATACCAAGCCGTTATGAGTCGCAAAAAAGAAGGGACTGGAACACCTTTGGGCAGTACCTAAAGAACCAAAGGCCCCCAATTCCACTCTCCCAGTGCAGTTACAACCATGTGTTGGACTTTCTTCGATATCTTGACCAGTTTGGAAAGACCAAAGTTCACCTCCAAGGGTGTATATTTTATGGACAGCCGGAGCCACCTTCACCTTGTACCTGCCCACTTAGACAAGCTTGGGGAAGCCTAGATTCCCTCATTGGGCGGCTTAGAGCTGCTTATGAAGAGAACGGAGGCTCAATAGAAACAAATCCCTTTGCTAACAGCGCGATCAGGGTTTATCTTCGAGAGGTAAGGGAGTGTCAAGCTAAAGCAAGGGGGATCccatataagaagaaaaagaagaatactAGTCAAAGCAAGGGAAATGAAGAGAGTTCTACTACGCACTTCTCTTGA
- the LOC121251825 gene encoding protein LIGHT-DEPENDENT SHORT HYPOCOTYLS 10-like isoform X2: MSSGKNFAEGSSSSPSDHQHQQQTIPSRYESQKRRDWNTFGQYLKNQRPPIPLSQCSYNHVLDFLRYLDQFGKTKVHLQGCIFYGQPEPPSPCTCPLRQAWGSLDSLIGRLRAAYEENGGSIETNPFANSAIRVYLREVRECQAKARGIPYKKKKKNTSQSKGNEESSTTHFS; encoded by the coding sequence ATGTCTAGCGGGAAGAATTTTGCAGAAGGATCATCAAGCTCTCCCAGTGATCACCAGCACCAGCAGCAAACAATACCAAGCCGTTATGAGTCGCAAAAAAGAAGGGACTGGAACACCTTTGGGCAGTACCTAAAGAACCAAAGGCCCCCAATTCCACTCTCCCAGTGCAGTTACAACCATGTGTTGGACTTTCTTCGATATCTTGACCAGTTTGGAAAGACCAAAGTTCACCTCCAAGGGTGTATATTTTATGGACAGCCGGAGCCACCTTCACCTTGTACCTGCCCACTTAGACAAGCTTGGGGAAGCCTAGATTCCCTCATTGGGCGGCTTAGAGCTGCTTATGAAGAGAACGGAGGCTCAATAGAAACAAATCCCTTTGCTAACAGCGCGATCAGGGTTTATCTTCGAGAGGTAAGGGAGTGTCAAGCTAAAGCAAGGGGGATCccatataagaagaaaaagaagaatactAGTCAAAGCAAGGGAAATGAAGAGAGTTCTACTACGCACTTCTCTTGA